From the Limosilactobacillus panis genome, one window contains:
- a CDS encoding energy-coupling factor ABC transporter substrate-binding protein, protein MKKRTKTNITLLICVILLVLIPFIFVKGQYGGSDDQGTEQIKKFDPSYKVWAKPIWTPPSGEIESLLFTVQGSLGTGIICYFIGAAHGKKKALEEKEKTEKVPK, encoded by the coding sequence ATGAAGAAACGGACGAAGACTAATATTACTTTACTAATTTGTGTAATCCTCCTTGTTCTAATTCCGTTTATTTTTGTTAAAGGCCAGTATGGTGGTAGTGATGACCAGGGGACAGAACAGATTAAAAAGTTTGACCCAAGCTACAAGGTATGGGCAAAGCCTATCTGGACACCGCCGTCGGGTGAAATCGAGAGCCTACTTTTTACCGTCCAGGGGTCACTTGGTACGGGAATTATTTGTTATTTCATTGGCGCTGCGCATGGTAAGAAAAAGGCCCTTGAAGAGAAAGAAAAGACGGAAAAAGTACCAAAATAG
- a CDS encoding energy-coupling factor ABC transporter ATP-binding protein: MIELKHLSFSYDDKHKILDDISLKLGGDDRRVIGIMGHNGAGKSTLFLNLVGELRPTAGQILVDGQPIKYSKRGLRNLRRKVGIVFQNSDQQIFYSVVKDDVAFALHNLKLPTSEINERVTRVLKELDIFPLRDRPIQYLSGGQKKRVALAGIMVIGSEWILLDEPTSGLDPDGQQRMKDLIQKLVANGQRIILSSHDMDFMYEVCDYLYLLGKGKILAEGTKQEAFNDEHLLKANKLAQPWLVKIHQKLGLPLYGSEQELFANAVNKHID; this comes from the coding sequence TTGATTGAATTAAAACACCTTAGTTTTAGTTATGATGACAAGCATAAGATCCTCGATGATATTTCATTAAAGCTTGGTGGTGACGACCGACGAGTGATCGGCATCATGGGACACAACGGTGCAGGTAAGTCAACGCTCTTCTTAAACCTTGTTGGGGAACTAAGACCGACTGCCGGCCAAATTCTAGTCGATGGTCAGCCTATAAAGTACTCTAAACGGGGTCTGCGTAATCTTCGGCGAAAGGTCGGAATTGTTTTTCAAAACTCTGATCAGCAGATCTTTTATTCGGTAGTTAAAGATGACGTCGCCTTTGCCCTCCATAACTTAAAGCTTCCAACAAGTGAAATTAATGAACGGGTTACCCGGGTTCTAAAGGAATTAGATATTTTCCCACTCAGAGACCGGCCGATCCAATACCTCAGTGGTGGTCAGAAGAAACGGGTTGCCCTTGCTGGAATTATGGTGATTGGCTCAGAGTGGATTCTGCTTGATGAACCGACTTCCGGTCTTGATCCGGATGGCCAGCAACGGATGAAAGATCTTATTCAAAAGTTGGTCGCTAACGGGCAACGGATTATCCTTTCTAGTCACGATATGGATTTTATGTATGAAGTCTGTGACTACCTTTACCTTCTTGGCAAGGGAAAAATCTTAGCGGAGGGGACGAAGCAAGAGGCCTTTAACGATGAGCATTTGTTAAAGGCAAATAAATTAGCTCAGCCATGGCTTGTAAAGATTCATCAAAAGCTGGGCCTACCCCTATATGGGAGTGAGCAGGAACTATTTGCAAATGCCGTAAATAAACATATTGATTAG
- a CDS encoding sirohydrochlorin cobaltochelatase — MTKKAILAVSFGTTFPKTREKTIGATERALKKAFPAYDVFRAFTSRIVRARVAKNEGQVFDDPATALDRLSNQGYGEVIVQSFHIIPGIEYGQLKQVVNTYQSKFKKLKLSQPLLDTFDDFQMLTHFMEKQSASLPAGEAILWMGHGTAHSSFTTYACLDHMLAGTKSYVGAVESYPDITDELTRLKHAQIKKVYLQPLMMVAGNHAHNDMASDNPHSWKSIVDANNIDAQPRLKGLGEYPEIQQLFIEKLSKLI; from the coding sequence GTGACTAAAAAAGCAATTTTAGCAGTCAGTTTTGGAACCACTTTTCCAAAGACTCGGGAAAAAACAATTGGAGCAACGGAAAGGGCGTTAAAAAAGGCCTTTCCTGCTTATGATGTTTTCCGTGCGTTTACTTCCCGGATTGTGCGCGCACGGGTTGCCAAAAATGAGGGGCAGGTATTTGATGACCCGGCAACGGCACTGGACAGGCTTAGCAACCAGGGATACGGGGAAGTGATTGTTCAATCCTTCCATATCATTCCAGGAATTGAGTATGGACAGTTAAAACAGGTTGTTAATACCTACCAGAGTAAATTTAAAAAGCTTAAGCTAAGTCAACCGCTTTTAGATACATTTGACGATTTCCAAATGCTTACTCACTTTATGGAAAAACAAAGTGCTTCTCTGCCAGCGGGGGAAGCAATCTTATGGATGGGACACGGGACAGCGCATAGTTCATTTACTACGTACGCCTGTTTGGACCATATGTTAGCGGGAACAAAAAGCTATGTTGGGGCAGTTGAAAGCTACCCTGACATTACCGATGAACTTACCCGCCTCAAACATGCTCAAATAAAAAAAGTTTATTTACAGCCATTGATGATGGTCGCTGGTAATCATGCCCATAATGATATGGCCTCTGATAACCCGCACTCGTGGAAGAGTATTGTTGATGCTAACAACATTGATGCTCAGCCACGTCTTAAAGGATTGGGAGAGTATCCAGAAATTCAACAGTTATTTATTGAAAAACTAAGTAAATTAATTTAA
- the cbiQ gene encoding cobalt ECF transporter T component CbiQ yields MLSIDKYAYENRIVTWSPKLKALLWLLGIALAFQPLQWLKAATLVLVAAATVYLTKVSLKRYISWFYAIIPFVLLSIIGIVVTISGNRGSIIWPIKIGNVYLGMARVMIPQASRMALQCMTAIVCTYWFALTTPFIQILQVLKATHLPRVMIEVTMLMYRFIFIFIDAFEQIHRAQKLRFGYDTFGLMIHSSGILTKMLFEQVIVNYEMMTKALDAKLYNGEFYI; encoded by the coding sequence GTGTTAAGTATTGATAAATACGCGTATGAGAACCGAATCGTCACCTGGTCACCAAAATTAAAAGCGTTATTGTGGCTACTTGGGATTGCCCTGGCTTTTCAACCTTTGCAGTGGTTAAAAGCAGCTACCCTTGTCCTGGTAGCAGCAGCAACAGTTTATTTGACGAAAGTTTCACTTAAACGTTATATCAGTTGGTTTTATGCTATTATTCCGTTTGTTTTGTTGAGTATTATTGGGATTGTTGTAACTATTTCTGGAAACAGGGGGTCAATAATTTGGCCGATTAAAATTGGCAATGTGTACTTAGGAATGGCACGGGTGATGATACCACAGGCTAGCCGAATGGCTCTACAGTGTATGACGGCGATTGTTTGTACCTATTGGTTTGCACTAACAACGCCCTTCATTCAGATCTTGCAGGTGTTAAAAGCTACCCACTTGCCACGGGTAATGATTGAAGTCACGATGCTGATGTACCGGTTCATATTTATTTTTATTGATGCCTTCGAACAAATTCATCGGGCGCAGAAATTACGTTTTGGTTATGATACATTTGGCCTCATGATTCATTCATCTGGAATTCTTACAAAGATGCTGTTCGAACAGGTAATTGTGAATTATGAAATGATGACAAAGGCGTTGGATGCCAAGCTATATAATGGCGAGTTTTATATCTAG
- a CDS encoding cobalt-factor II C(20)-methyltransferase → MASFYGIGVGPGDSKLLTVKAVDTIKQLDVLYTPQAHRSSKSVAERIASPYLTADLVIKRRHFPMVNDWSAKVTCWRKIADEIKADVQNGQNVGFLTLGDPSVYSTFSYIANMLKEEINVQTIAGVSAFSQIAASLSLPLMLDEESLEVIPATAEKEKLTQVIDLNDNVVIMKIATNFKTVYQILQKRGLLEKTVVVENASMAEQHIKRLADYSANDKLPYFTTALLKKKGN, encoded by the coding sequence ATGGCTAGTTTTTATGGAATTGGTGTCGGACCGGGTGATAGTAAGCTGCTAACGGTCAAAGCGGTTGACACAATCAAACAGCTTGATGTCTTATACACTCCACAAGCACATAGGAGTAGTAAAAGTGTTGCCGAAAGGATTGCCTCCCCATACCTAACAGCTGATTTAGTAATTAAGCGCCGTCATTTTCCGATGGTAAACGACTGGTCAGCTAAGGTAACGTGCTGGCGAAAAATTGCTGATGAAATTAAGGCTGATGTTCAAAACGGCCAAAATGTTGGCTTCCTGACACTTGGTGATCCCTCTGTCTATAGCACATTTAGCTATATTGCTAATATGCTGAAAGAGGAGATTAACGTCCAAACAATTGCTGGGGTCTCCGCTTTTAGTCAAATTGCGGCAAGCTTGTCTCTCCCCCTAATGCTTGATGAAGAATCATTGGAAGTCATTCCGGCAACTGCTGAGAAAGAAAAACTTACCCAGGTAATTGACCTGAACGATAACGTGGTAATTATGAAAATTGCTACTAATTTTAAGACTGTTTACCAAATCCTTCAGAAAAGGGGCCTGCTTGAAAAGACAGTCGTTGTCGAAAATGCGTCAATGGCAGAACAGCATATAAAGCGATTAGCTGACTATTCAGCTAACGATAAATTACCGTACTTTACAACAGCTTTATTAAAGAAGAAAGGAAATTAA
- a CDS encoding energy-coupling factor ABC transporter permease, with amino-acid sequence MEWIKKYRKFLMFLMIGFGYASAYPVTAHAMHIMEGMLPPKWCIFWFAVSAPFFIYGLYRLYKIVNSDVPNAKVMLALCGAFVFVLSSLKLPSVTGSCSHPTGVGLGTVMFGPGVMSVLGVIVLLFQALLLAHGGLTTLGANEFSMTIVGPIIGFVVWKLCRVMKISRSISLFLCAMFADWSTYVTTAFQLAVVFPDPNGGVGAALIKFLVIYAVTQIPLAIAEGLLTVIVYNLVISNDLWKESALQ; translated from the coding sequence ATGGAATGGATAAAAAAATATCGTAAGTTTTTAATGTTCCTGATGATTGGCTTTGGGTATGCAAGCGCTTATCCGGTGACTGCCCACGCAATGCATATTATGGAAGGGATGCTCCCGCCAAAGTGGTGTATCTTCTGGTTCGCTGTTTCGGCCCCGTTTTTTATTTATGGGCTTTACCGGCTGTACAAGATTGTTAATTCTGATGTGCCCAATGCCAAAGTTATGCTGGCACTATGTGGGGCGTTTGTGTTTGTACTTTCATCACTAAAGCTCCCTTCAGTCACCGGTTCCTGCTCTCACCCTACTGGTGTTGGCCTTGGTACTGTTATGTTTGGACCAGGCGTAATGTCTGTATTAGGGGTAATTGTTCTTTTGTTCCAAGCACTGCTTCTTGCTCATGGTGGATTGACGACATTAGGAGCAAATGAATTCTCAATGACAATTGTTGGGCCAATTATTGGCTTTGTAGTTTGGAAACTGTGCCGGGTAATGAAGATTAGTCGGTCGATATCCCTTTTCCTTTGCGCGATGTTTGCTGACTGGTCAACCTATGTGACAACAGCTTTTCAATTAGCAGTTGTTTTTCCTGATCCTAACGGTGGCGTTGGGGCAGCGCTGATTAAGTTTTTAGTAATCTATGCAGTCACTCAAATCCCATTAGCCATTGCTGAAGGGCTACTAACAGTTATTGTATATAACTTAGTAATTAGTAATGATCTTTGGAAGGAGTCAGCATTGCAATGA